A genomic segment from Paramixta manurensis encodes:
- a CDS encoding entericidin A/B family lipoprotein, whose protein sequence is MLKKSIVAIFSVLVLSSLLSACNTTRGVGEDVEAGGQAIQKSAN, encoded by the coding sequence ATGTTAAAGAAAAGTATTGTCGCTATTTTTTCCGTTTTAGTGCTCTCTTCTCTGCTTTCTGCCTGCAACACCACCCGCGGCGTGGGTGAGGACGTTGAAGCTGGCGGCCAGGCGATTCAGAAAAGCGCCAACTGA
- a CDS encoding entericidin A/B family lipoprotein, with translation MRKRVIFITVTLLMAHALSACNTFHGFGEDVSHLGGAISRAAK, from the coding sequence ATGAGAAAACGCGTTATCTTTATCACGGTTACGTTATTAATGGCCCATGCATTAAGCGCCTGTAATACCTTCCACGGTTTTGGTGAAGACGTTTCGCATCTTGGCGGAGCCATCTCGCGCGCAGCAAAATAG
- the efp gene encoding elongation factor P yields the protein MATYSSNDFRSGLKIMFEGEPYAIESSEFVKPGKGQAFARVKMRRLLTGSRVEKTFKSTDSAEGADVVDMNLTYLYNDGEFYHFMNNETFEQLAADEKAIGDNAKWLLDQAECIVTLWNGQPIAVTPPNFVELEIIDTDPGLKGDTAGTGGKPAKLSTGAVVKVPLFVQIGEVIKVDTRSGEYVSRVK from the coding sequence ATGGCGACTTATTCTAGCAACGATTTCCGTTCCGGTCTTAAAATCATGTTCGAAGGCGAGCCTTATGCCATCGAGTCCAGCGAGTTTGTTAAGCCGGGTAAAGGCCAGGCTTTCGCTCGCGTTAAAATGCGTCGCTTGCTGACCGGCAGCCGCGTTGAGAAAACGTTTAAATCGACCGATTCCGCCGAAGGCGCAGATGTAGTGGATATGAACCTGACTTATCTGTACAACGACGGTGAGTTCTACCACTTCATGAATAACGAAACGTTCGAGCAGTTAGCGGCAGATGAGAAAGCAATTGGCGATAACGCCAAGTGGCTGTTGGACCAGGCGGAATGTATCGTGACGCTGTGGAACGGTCAACCTATCGCCGTGACCCCGCCTAACTTCGTTGAACTGGAAATTATTGATACCGATCCTGGCCTGAAAGGGGATACCGCAGGTACCGGCGGTAAGCCAGCGAAACTGAGCACCGGCGCCGTGGTAAAAGTGCCGTTATTCGTGCAGATTGGCGAAGTGATCAAAGTGGATACACGCTCCGGCGAATACGTTTCCCGCGTGAAATAA
- the epmB gene encoding EF-P beta-lysylation protein EpmB, which yields MAHIVTLNAPIREDWLQQLADVITEPDELLQLLALDSHPDLAAGGDARRLFALRVPRSFAQRMRKGDPHDPLLRQVLTASQEFNDAPGYSTDPLDEQSSVVPGLLHKYRNRALLLVKGGCAVNCRYCFRRHFPYQDNQGNKRNWQRALDYINQHPELDEIIFSGGDPLMAKDHELAWLIGQLETIPHLKRLRIHSRLPVVIPARITDQLCQRLAASRLQVLLVTHINHAQEIDNALCQSMQRLKMAGVTLLNQSVLLRGVNDNAATLAALSNALFDVGILPYYLHVLDKVQGAAHFYVSDDEARKIMRELLTQVSGYMVPKLAREIGGEPSKTPLDLQLRQQ from the coding sequence ATGGCACACATTGTAACCCTAAATGCACCAATCAGAGAAGATTGGTTACAGCAACTTGCGGACGTAATCACCGAACCCGATGAATTATTGCAGCTTTTAGCGCTAGATTCCCATCCGGATCTGGCGGCGGGCGGCGATGCGCGACGCCTTTTCGCCCTGCGCGTTCCGCGATCTTTCGCCCAACGGATGCGTAAAGGCGATCCGCATGACCCTTTGCTGCGACAAGTATTGACCGCTAGCCAGGAATTTAACGATGCGCCTGGCTACAGTACTGACCCGCTGGATGAACAGAGTAGCGTGGTGCCGGGTCTGCTCCATAAATACCGCAACCGTGCGCTGCTGTTAGTGAAAGGCGGCTGCGCGGTAAACTGCCGTTACTGCTTCCGCCGCCATTTTCCTTATCAGGATAATCAGGGGAATAAGCGCAACTGGCAACGTGCGCTGGACTATATCAATCAGCATCCGGAACTGGACGAAATTATCTTTTCCGGCGGCGACCCGCTGATGGCAAAAGATCATGAGCTTGCCTGGTTGATCGGCCAGTTAGAAACGATTCCGCATCTGAAGCGGCTACGCATCCATAGCCGCCTGCCGGTCGTGATCCCGGCCCGCATCACCGATCAACTCTGCCAGCGTTTGGCCGCCTCACGTCTACAAGTGTTGTTGGTTACGCATATTAACCATGCGCAAGAAATTGATAATGCGCTATGTCAAAGTATGCAGAGACTCAAAATGGCGGGCGTTACGCTACTCAACCAAAGCGTCCTGTTACGCGGCGTTAACGACAATGCCGCCACGCTGGCAGCGCTCAGTAATGCATTATTCGACGTCGGCATTTTGCCATACTATCTCCACGTGCTGGATAAGGTGCAGGGCGCGGCGCATTTTTATGTTTCTGATGACGAAGCACGCAAAATTATGCGTGAATTACTCACTCAGGTTTCTGGTTATATGGTGCCCAAATTAGCGCGTGAAATTGGCGGCGAACCGAGTAAGACACCGCTGGATTTGCAATTACGCCAGCAATAA
- a CDS encoding response regulator transcription factor gives MPVILIVDDHPAICFALKATLETEEHFHVTTTTDGGQVMALTRELNPDLVILDIALLKLDGLDLLSRIKHAYPATRVLILTGQPPELYAARSRQAGADGFLSKQHLLTSIGAVCRLLLDGYCCFPSHSVDLRQQPTHLNGEQLLARMSDREVTVLRYLAAGKSNKEIGELLLLSNKTISTYKARILEKSGAETLSELLARLDIVGDEE, from the coding sequence ATGCCTGTCATTCTTATCGTTGACGATCATCCGGCAATCTGTTTCGCTCTGAAAGCCACACTAGAAACGGAAGAGCACTTTCACGTCACCACCACTACCGATGGTGGTCAGGTTATGGCGTTAACTCGAGAATTGAATCCCGACCTGGTCATTCTTGATATTGCTCTACTGAAACTGGATGGCCTCGACCTGCTCTCTCGTATTAAACATGCTTATCCCGCCACTCGCGTATTGATTCTTACCGGGCAACCGCCTGAACTGTATGCCGCACGTAGCCGTCAGGCCGGCGCGGATGGCTTCCTCAGTAAACAGCATTTGCTCACCTCAATCGGCGCGGTTTGCCGTCTATTGCTGGATGGCTATTGCTGCTTCCCTTCTCACAGCGTGGATTTACGCCAGCAACCCACCCACCTCAATGGCGAGCAACTACTGGCGCGGATGTCCGATCGGGAAGTCACCGTATTACGCTACCTGGCCGCCGGGAAATCGAATAAAGAGATCGGTGAACTACTGCTACTCAGTAATAAAACCATTAGCACCTATAAGGCACGCATCCTGGAAAAAAGCGGTGCAGAAACGCTGAGCGAACTGTTGGCGCGGCTGGATATTGTTGGGGACGAGGAGTGA
- a CDS encoding response regulator, with translation MRWITLLLLLVLCGGCWSETVTPPNTLQLLPHSQAILSDLVLNDDEWRWLRKNHQLRVATWSPNVPPYFMSAGHHDYVGISADYLGLIAANLNITLEIISYTDEQAAFDAVNAGEADLIAWADDKARNAGFLLSEPYIKKIPAEVVNLNALAANDGTVRMAIDPAWKNLDAFRNAWPQANIVSFNSARHALEALSFHQIDLFIGDATSTQYLINESNLSDLKMRHLRDVQVTGFSFAARPEKQRLISIINNILGTIPDNIHEDIRRRWSGGVPLVLSERHLYFTPLEQKWIEDNPEIRVTVLKGSAPLSFFDNHKLQGITADILKSISLRSGLKFQIHAEDNLEKMLTSVRTGQSDMIASINLDSASSANLLTTRSYLFNSWVLIGRRDGTTQKSANRLVMVNGDAIEGALKHAMPDMQIQYASTLSAGLDSVAGGRADFMVLPLINASFYINRAYRDSLKIISSVEIDPARFSLAVAANNYPLATILDKALLNIPPEDLHAITRNWYSNARFPDSTQNSTSSPTAESLLSWVLAILLGSATVCTGLLLLQRRVYRRSPPLQNLIDAIPTPLFITDLNGQLKMANRAFAEALAINVAANRGKPLQKLLTAAGLQSDTTNGREIKQWQTLLQINALGYGYVGGWQDITESQQTLRELQHARREAEKANRVKTTFLTTMSHELRTPISAIIGMLDLMLRRKADLPADRGSLHIAWETAQSLLALIGDIIDVARIESGRLILRPERASIRTLIESAATMMDGLARQKELAFVLEIDAELDGDVLIDPIRFKQILTNILGNAIKFTTHGRVVLQALLEKEEGTQLHLLVVVQDSGPGIDAATQARLFKPFEQGENQQSIQGSGLGLFICQTLVTMMGGEIALESQPGIGTEVSVRLRLPRMAKQNTPTLAAPARLNSVAPRRILVVDDHPASRHLLVQQLQYLGHHAISAASGQQALALIAAQPPDVMITDCNMPGMDGFTLARTVRRENSRLVIWGATANAQTAVREACLSAGMNSCLFKPITLPALQERLAALPPGATSQPDMAVSLPAGLASPQNQRRFIELQLITLDEALESIRRWQQQPTPEIKMALHKLRGGLMLLGIHTLTARCEELEQCPDNAGLQALADGLQALRRTLQERLS, from the coding sequence ATGCGCTGGATAACCTTGTTATTGTTACTGGTTTTATGCGGTGGATGCTGGTCAGAAACCGTCACGCCTCCTAACACGCTACAACTACTGCCGCATAGCCAGGCGATCTTGTCGGACTTAGTGCTCAATGACGATGAATGGCGCTGGCTGCGTAAAAACCACCAGCTCCGTGTCGCCACCTGGTCACCGAATGTACCGCCCTATTTCATGAGTGCCGGGCATCATGACTATGTGGGTATTTCTGCCGACTATCTCGGCCTGATTGCCGCCAATCTCAACATTACGCTAGAAATTATTAGCTATACCGATGAACAAGCCGCCTTCGATGCAGTCAACGCAGGCGAGGCCGATCTGATTGCCTGGGCCGATGATAAAGCGCGTAACGCCGGGTTCCTGTTAAGCGAACCCTATATCAAAAAAATTCCGGCGGAAGTGGTTAACTTAAATGCTCTCGCAGCGAATGACGGCACGGTGAGGATGGCGATTGATCCTGCCTGGAAAAACCTCGATGCCTTCCGCAATGCCTGGCCGCAGGCAAACATTGTCTCTTTTAACTCCGCGCGCCATGCACTGGAGGCGCTATCCTTTCACCAGATCGATTTGTTTATCGGCGATGCTACCTCGACGCAGTACTTAATCAATGAGTCGAACCTGAGCGATTTGAAAATGCGTCATCTGCGCGATGTACAAGTCACCGGGTTTTCGTTCGCCGCTCGGCCCGAAAAACAGCGCTTAATCAGCATCATCAATAATATCCTTGGCACCATACCTGATAATATTCATGAGGATATTCGGCGACGCTGGAGCGGCGGCGTGCCGCTGGTGCTCAGCGAACGCCATCTCTATTTCACCCCGCTGGAACAAAAGTGGATTGAAGATAACCCGGAAATCCGCGTCACGGTTCTGAAAGGAAGCGCTCCGCTCAGCTTCTTCGATAACCATAAGCTACAGGGTATTACCGCCGATATTCTCAAATCCATCAGCTTACGCAGCGGTTTGAAGTTCCAGATCCACGCTGAAGATAACCTGGAGAAGATGCTGACCTCGGTCCGTACCGGGCAAAGCGATATGATCGCCAGTATCAATCTCGACAGCGCCAGTTCGGCTAATTTACTCACCACCCGTTCTTATCTGTTTAACTCATGGGTGCTGATTGGCCGCCGCGATGGCACGACACAGAAGTCGGCCAACCGTTTGGTGATGGTTAACGGCGATGCCATTGAAGGCGCGCTCAAACACGCCATGCCTGATATGCAGATTCAGTACGCTAGCACGCTCTCCGCCGGGCTGGATAGCGTGGCCGGAGGGCGGGCGGATTTTATGGTGCTGCCCTTAATTAACGCCAGCTTCTATATCAACCGGGCTTACCGCGACAGCCTGAAAATTATCAGCAGCGTCGAAATCGACCCGGCGCGTTTTTCGTTGGCGGTTGCCGCCAATAACTATCCGTTGGCGACTATTCTGGACAAAGCCTTACTCAACATTCCACCAGAAGACCTGCACGCCATCACCCGCAATTGGTATAGCAACGCGCGCTTTCCTGATAGCACGCAAAATTCAACCAGCAGCCCTACAGCGGAATCGTTGCTGAGTTGGGTTCTGGCCATTTTGCTGGGGTCGGCGACGGTTTGCACTGGGCTATTATTGCTGCAACGCCGTGTCTATCGCCGTTCTCCGCCGCTACAAAACCTTATTGATGCTATTCCGACTCCGCTGTTTATTACTGATTTAAACGGCCAATTAAAAATGGCGAATCGCGCTTTTGCTGAAGCCCTGGCGATCAATGTGGCGGCGAATCGCGGTAAGCCGTTGCAAAAACTACTCACGGCGGCCGGATTGCAAAGCGATACGACTAATGGCCGGGAAATCAAACAGTGGCAAACCCTGTTGCAAATCAACGCGTTGGGATATGGCTATGTCGGCGGCTGGCAGGACATTACCGAGAGCCAGCAAACATTACGTGAATTACAGCATGCCCGGCGCGAAGCAGAAAAAGCCAACCGCGTGAAAACCACCTTTCTTACCACCATGAGCCACGAGCTTCGCACGCCGATCAGCGCCATTATCGGCATGTTAGACTTAATGCTACGTCGCAAAGCCGACTTACCCGCCGATCGCGGCTCGTTGCATATCGCCTGGGAAACCGCGCAATCATTGCTGGCGTTGATTGGCGACATTATTGATGTGGCGCGCATTGAGTCCGGGCGGTTAATTTTGCGCCCGGAGCGTGCTTCAATTCGTACGTTGATCGAATCAGCCGCGACCATGATGGATGGGCTGGCGCGGCAGAAAGAGTTGGCCTTTGTACTTGAAATCGATGCAGAACTGGATGGCGATGTACTGATCGATCCCATCAGGTTCAAACAAATTCTCACTAATATCCTTGGCAATGCCATCAAGTTCACCACGCACGGTCGCGTGGTGCTACAGGCACTGCTGGAGAAAGAAGAAGGCACCCAACTCCATCTGCTGGTCGTGGTGCAAGATAGCGGGCCGGGTATTGACGCCGCTACCCAGGCGCGTCTGTTCAAACCTTTTGAACAGGGCGAAAACCAGCAAAGCATTCAGGGCAGTGGTCTGGGGCTGTTTATCTGTCAGACATTAGTAACCATGATGGGCGGCGAGATCGCGCTGGAAAGCCAACCTGGCATTGGCACCGAGGTGAGCGTACGCCTGCGGTTGCCGCGCATGGCGAAACAAAATACGCCGACTCTCGCCGCGCCAGCCCGGCTAAATAGTGTGGCACCGCGCCGCATTTTAGTGGTGGATGACCATCCCGCCAGCCGTCATCTGTTGGTGCAACAACTGCAATATTTAGGGCATCACGCCATCAGCGCAGCCAGCGGTCAGCAAGCGCTGGCGCTGATCGCAGCCCAGCCGCCCGACGTGATGATTACCGATTGTAATATGCCGGGCATGGATGGTTTTACGCTCGCCCGCACGGTGCGCCGGGAAAATAGCCGTCTGGTCATTTGGGGCGCGACCGCTAACGCTCAAACCGCTGTGCGCGAGGCGTGCCTAAGCGCTGGCATGAATAGCTGCCTGTTTAAACCGATTACGCTACCAGCGCTTCAGGAACGCCTTGCCGCCCTGCCGCCTGGCGCCACTTCCCAACCCGATATGGCCGTATCGTTGCCCGCAGGGCTTGCTTCGCCGCAAAACCAACGCCGCTTTATTGAACTACAACTCATCACCCTGGATGAGGCGTTGGAAAGTATCCGGCGTTGGCAACAGCAACCTACCCCTGAGATAAAAATGGCGCTGCATAAATTGCGTGGTGGACTGATGTTACTCGGCATCCACACGTTGACTGCTCGCTGCGAGGAGTTGGAGCAATGCCCTGATAACGCTGGTTTGCAGGCTTTGGCCGATGGCTTACAGGCCTTGCGCCGCACCCTGCAGGAGCGTTTATCCTAA
- a CDS encoding DUF1090 domain-containing protein, with amino-acid sequence MKKLAILPMVMLMGFGASTLAHAGNQDCASKRAALEKEIRIAQQFGNTAKVNGLKQALAEVKAHCTSASVIADAQKDVRKLEKKLSEKQGDIREVQADLRKAQAKGDRQKIEKYQRKLSEKQADLRDIQRDLDKARAELAALQK; translated from the coding sequence ATGAAAAAGTTAGCTATTCTTCCGATGGTCATGCTGATGGGTTTCGGTGCCTCTACTTTGGCACATGCGGGTAATCAGGATTGCGCCTCTAAACGCGCAGCGCTGGAAAAAGAGATCCGTATCGCACAGCAATTCGGCAATACCGCAAAAGTAAACGGTCTGAAACAGGCGCTGGCGGAAGTCAAAGCCCATTGTACCAGCGCCAGCGTGATTGCTGATGCACAGAAAGACGTGCGTAAGCTGGAGAAAAAACTGTCTGAGAAGCAGGGTGATATCCGCGAAGTGCAGGCCGACCTGCGCAAAGCTCAGGCAAAAGGCGACCGTCAGAAAATTGAAAAATATCAGCGTAAGCTGAGTGAAAAACAGGCCGATCTGCGTGACATCCAACGCGATCTGGATAAAGCGCGTGCCGAGCTGGCTGCGTTACAGAAATAA